In one Umezawaea sp. Da 62-37 genomic region, the following are encoded:
- a CDS encoding MFS transporter, translating to MLAICCMSLFIVGLDATIVNLALPSIRQDLGASVTGLQWTVDAYTLVLAALLVLSGSMADRLGRRRTFQAGLVLFSAGSLLCSVAPNVGLLIVFRMVQAAGGSMMNPVAMSIITNTFTEKRERARAIGVWGGVVGLSMAAGPLVGGLLVQTIGWRSIFWLNVPVGVLAVVLTALFVPESRADRPRRLDPLGQVLVVLILAGTVFGIIEGPGAGWGSPLIVGSFLVAALSLAGLLRYEPRREDPLLELRFFRSVPFSGATVIAVCAFASLGGFLFLNSIYLQETRGFSALHAGLLTLPMAAMTAVFAPISGRIVGTWGARVPLVVAGIGLTVAGVLLTRVDPTSPIALLIVAYTAFGIGFGVVNAPITNTAVSGMPKEQAGVAAAIASTSRQVGAALGVALIGGFAGSAVGWWIVVGCGVAVGVLGVVTTSQRALKSVL from the coding sequence GTGCTCGCCATCTGCTGCATGAGCCTGTTCATCGTCGGTCTCGACGCGACGATCGTGAACCTGGCCCTGCCGTCGATCCGCCAGGACCTCGGCGCGTCCGTGACCGGTCTCCAGTGGACGGTCGACGCGTACACGCTCGTGCTGGCGGCGCTGCTGGTGCTGTCCGGGTCGATGGCGGACCGACTGGGCAGGCGGCGGACGTTCCAGGCGGGGCTGGTGCTGTTCAGCGCGGGCTCGCTGCTGTGCAGCGTCGCACCGAACGTCGGGCTGCTGATCGTGTTCCGGATGGTGCAGGCGGCGGGCGGGTCGATGATGAACCCGGTCGCCATGTCGATCATCACCAACACGTTCACCGAGAAGCGTGAACGGGCTCGCGCGATCGGGGTGTGGGGCGGGGTCGTCGGCCTGAGCATGGCCGCCGGGCCCCTGGTCGGCGGACTGCTGGTGCAGACGATCGGCTGGCGGTCGATCTTCTGGCTCAACGTGCCCGTCGGCGTGCTCGCCGTCGTGCTGACGGCCCTGTTCGTCCCCGAGTCCCGCGCCGACCGCCCCCGCAGGCTCGACCCCCTGGGTCAGGTGCTGGTCGTGCTGATCCTCGCGGGCACGGTGTTCGGCATCATCGAGGGCCCCGGCGCCGGGTGGGGGTCGCCGCTGATCGTCGGGAGTTTCCTGGTCGCGGCGCTGTCGTTGGCGGGACTGCTGCGCTACGAGCCCCGGCGTGAAGACCCGCTGCTGGAACTGCGGTTCTTCCGCAGCGTGCCGTTCTCGGGTGCCACGGTGATCGCGGTGTGCGCGTTCGCCTCGCTGGGCGGGTTCCTGTTCCTGAACAGCATCTACCTCCAGGAGACGCGCGGGTTCTCCGCGCTGCACGCCGGGCTGCTCACGCTGCCGATGGCCGCGATGACGGCGGTGTTCGCGCCGATCTCCGGGCGGATCGTCGGGACCTGGGGCGCACGGGTGCCGCTGGTGGTCGCCGGGATCGGGCTGACCGTCGCCGGCGTGCTGCTGACCCGCGTCGACCCGACCTCGCCGATCGCGCTGCTGATCGTGGCGTACACGGCGTTCGGGATCGGGTTCGGGGTGGTGAACGCGCCGATCACGAACACCGCCGTGTCCGGGATGCCCAAGGAGCAGGCCGGGGTCGCCGCGGCCATCGCGTCGACCAGCAGGCAGGTCGGGGCGGCGCTCGGCGTCGCGCTGATCGGCGGGTTCGCGGGCAGCGCCGTCGGGTGGTGGATCGTGGTCGGCTGCGGTGTCGCCGTGGGTGTCCTCGGGGTCGTGACGACGAGTCAGCGGGCGTTGAAGTCCGTGCTGTAG